The Bradyrhizobium diazoefficiens genome contains the following window.
CAGCGCGACGAAATACCAGGGCACACCGGTCAGCCGCTCGACCTGCTGATAGGTCGCCTTGCCGTTGATCGCCTTGCGCGCGATCGCATTCGCATCGCCCAGGCGTGCGGGCCGGATCTGGAGATCGGCCCAGTTTCTCTCGTATTGGCTTTTAAGACTTTCGAATGACACCATTTCCCACTCCCCGCAAATTGATGAATTATGGCTTGTGGTGCAAATCAGGCGCGAGCCGCGCGTCAGGATCGGAGGGCACGGGCTCGCGGCGTGGTCCCGCAAATGTGGCAGGCCGCAGCTTCAGCGCGTGTGAGGTGGTTTACACGTGCAACGCGAAATCTGCGGCAGATTGCGGCTAAAGGCAGCATCGGCCGATTTCGTGCGCGCATATAAGGCCGCCGATCCGGAACCAGTCGGGGCGGCCGTCCGTTAGCGACGGAAATTGTCTCGCAAGGACATCCTGCATGGCCAAGCGCGTGCTTGCGATCGGCATCGAACCCGGCAGTGCGGATGACAGCGCGTTTCCGCAGCTCACGCCGGATCTCGTGCGCGGCCATATCGAAGCGTAGCTCTTGCGCACCGGCGCGGCTTTCGGTCGGGGCCGCGCATGCGCTTGCGCCCACCTCCTCACTGCGAACCAAAGGACCAGAGGCATGTTCAATTCCTTCGTAAAGCGGGCGGCACTCGCGCTCGCCCTCACGGCGGTTCCTGCCGCACTCATCGCGCCGGCAGCTCGAGCACAGAACGCCAGGGAAGAATTTCCAGTGCCTTCGGACTTCACGCCGGGCTTCCGCAAGATCGAAGGCGTCAATCTGCACTATGTGAGGGGCGGCAAGGGGCCGCTGGTGCTGCTCGTCCACGGATTTGGGCAAAGCTGGTACGAATGGCATCAGCTCATGCCGCTGCTGGCTCGAACCCACACGGTCGTCGCGGTGGACCTGCCGGCGCTGGGCCTTTCCGATGCGCCCAAATCCTATGCCGGTCAGGACGTCGCGCCGCTGCTCCATGCGTTCGCGAAGAGCTTCAGTCCGGACGCGCCATTCGACCTCGTCGCGCATGACATCGGTATCTGGAACACCTATCCGATGGCGGTCGAGCACCAGTCCGATATTCGACAACTCGTCTACATGGAGGCGCCGATTCCGGATGATCGGCTCTACCAGTTTCCTGCCTTCACGCCTGAAGGCGAGTCGCTGGTGTGGCATTTCAGCTTCTTCTCGGCCGGCGACCTTCTCCCCGAGCGGCTGGTGACGGGAAACGAAAGGTTCTTCATCGAGCACTTCATCAAGGTCCACGCCACCAACAAGGACGTCTTCACGCCCGAACTGCTCGATCTCTATGGTCGCTCCTATGCCAAGCCGCGGACGCTCCATGGCAGCTTCGAATATTATCGTGCGCTCAACGAAACGGCACGGCGCAACAAGCCTCTCGCAACAACCAAGCTGACCATGCCGGTGCTGGCGATCGGCGGCGGCGGGCACGGCGGTATGGGTCCGCTCGAGGGCGATCAGCTGCGTGAATATGCGACAGACGTGCATTCTGAGGTTTTGCCTGCATGCGGCCACTGGCTGCCGGAGGAATGCGCCTCGGCGCTCAATCCGCTCGTGGTGAACTTCCTGACGGGGAATTGATGGTGAACGCGCAAAGCCGTCGATCCGGAACCAGCGGGGCGGCCGTCCGTTAGCGACGGAGATGGTCTCGCAAGGAAATCCCGATGGCCAGGCGCGTGCTTGCGATCGGCATCGAACCAGGCAATGCGGATGACAGCGGGTCCCCGCAGCTCGCGCCGGACCTCGTGCGCGGGCATATCGAAGCTCAGCTTCTGCGGCTGCGCGGTCTCGGCTATGAGGTGACGAGCTGCCTGATCGACTTCGATGTCACTGCGGAGGCCGCCGTCACGGCGGCGCTGCGCGACGAGCGCTTCGATTGCATCGTCATCGGCGCGGGCCTGCGCGAGCCGAAGGAGCGGCTGCTGCTGTTCGAGAAGGTGCTCAACCTCGTTCACCGGCTGGCGCCGCAGGCTGCCATCTGTTTCAACACGACGCCCGCCGATACCGCCGAAGCCGTGCAGCGTTGGGTCGCTCCCTGAGGACGCCGGACGGCGCGCACGTTGCTTGGTGTGGTCTGATCTGCCCTCTCGCCAAGACTCCGGCGCCATCGCAGGCCGCGTCAGTCCGCACAGCGGTGATTATTCTGGTCTGAATCCGCTTTTAGCGCTATGACTTGTCTGGTGGCTGGGAGGGTGCAGGATGCTTCGAAATATTGGAATTGCAGCGTGTTTCGCGGTCGCGGTTGCCGTCCCGGTCCATGACGCGGTGGCGCAAGATGCTGTCGGAGGCGCTATCATCGGCGGTGTCGGTGGGGCGATCTTGGGTGGCGCGCTCGGTGGTGGCCGCGGCGCGGCCATCGGTGCGGTCGTCGGCGCCGGCACGGGGGCTGCGATCGCCTCCGAGGGCGAGCGTCGCCGCTCCGGCTATTACGCCTATCAGCGCGGCTGCTACATGCAGCGCCCGGACGGCCGCTACGTCCCGGTCGATCCTCGCTACTGCTACTGAACCAACACCGCGCCGGCGCTGTCGTAAGCGCGCCGGCGCGCTTGTGTCCGATGGTCCGCGCCTAGGCAGCGCTGGCCCGGCTCGCTGCGTCGCCGAGTTCGGCATTGGTGTAGGCCCTGCCGCCGATGCCCCACAGGCCATCCACTGCATAGACCATGTTGACGAAAATTCGCTCCCGCGGATGATGGCCTTCGGCTGCCTTGAACACGATGTCGGTGGCCTCTTTGATAAAGCCCGCCTTTTGCTCGGCGCTCGCCAGCGCGAAGGACGGGACTTTCAATTCGACAACGACGATATCGTTTGACGTCCCGCCGGCAAAGGACCGGCCTTTCGGGACGGTGCTGATCTCGCCGATCACGTTCGGCGTGAGGAACGCATTGCCCGCCAGATCATGATGCCTGAGGAACGAGGTGGTCAGCTCTGCGAACATGGTTTGCTCGGCGGCAGCATTGAAGATGCCATCCGTGGCGAGAACGGTGATCGGCATGGTGGAGCTCCCTTCGTGATGTGAGCAAACGCGAACGCCGGCTGCGATCGCGGCTTGCGATAATGTTGCGATCGTTATATAACGATCGTGATTGCATTCGCACGAAGGTGCGATGCCGTCAATGATAAAATATCGATCGTGATATAAAAGGGGTGCCGTCGTGCGCTACAAGTCCGGACACAAGGAAGAAGCCCGTGCGCGCATGGTCGCGGCTGCCGGCCGCGGCTTTCGCCGCCAGGGATTTGGCGGCATCGGCGTCGATGGTCTTGCCAAGGAAGCCGAGGTCACCTCCGGCGCGTTCTACGGCCACTTCTCGTCCAAGGGCGAGGCTTTCGAGGCTGCGCTGGTGACGGGCCTGGAAGAGCTGCGCCAAGGCGTCGAAGGCCTGCGGGCCGAGCACGGCGTCAAATGGGCCGTGGCCTTCGTCGATTTCTATCTCGGGCAAAAGCGGGTCTGCGAGCTCGGTTCGAGCTGCGCACTGCAGAGCCTGACCTCGGAGGTGCAGCGCGCCGATGTCGGGATCAGGACCGTGTTCGAGGCCAAGATCGAAGGGGTGGTGAACGCAGTCGCGGACGGTTTGCCGGGCCGCATCGCCAAGGAGCGGCGCGCGCGCGCCTGGGCGCTGCTCTCGATCCTGTCCGGCGGCGTCACGATGGCCCGGGCCGTCGCCGACAAGGATGTCAGCGCGGCGATCGCCTCCGCGTGCCGCGCGGCTGCGCTGAAAGTCTGTGCCGAGACCTGATTGGCTGGCAGGGAGCGCCGCGGATGCAGATGTCGAATTATCTCTTCTTCACGACCCAATGTGAGGCGGCGCTCGCCTTCTACACCGCCTGTGGTCTCGGCAAAGTGACCGAGATCAACCGCCATAGCGCCGCCGGACCGATGCAGGGCAAGGTCCTTCATGCAAAGTTCGAAGGACCGGGTATCCAGTTCTACGCGTCCGACAATGACGATGCCGAGCCGATGCGCGGGTCATCGCACATTCTGATGATGGACGACACGCAGGCGACGACGGATTTGTTCGCACGTCTCGCCGAAGGCGGCACGATCACCACGCCGCTCGGCATCCAGCCCTGGCGCGCCTATTACGGCAAGCTCACCGACCGCTTCGGCGTGCAATGGATGCTGAACTGCTTGCTGCCGGACTCGTAGCGTCGAAAACTGCTCGCCGGCGCCATCAATTTCGTCCCGCCGGCGCCTCCGGCATGATCTGGCGCAGCGGCTCCGGGGAGATCGATATCTGGCCGGTGAACGGACGGTCGTGCGCCGCGATCAGCAGCACCGAGGTGGCGACCCCAGTCGCGAACAGACCCATCGCGATCGCCGATCCCAGGCGGTTGTCGCAATGGACGAAGCCGATCACCAAGAGCTCGCACAAGGCCTGAAGATACAGGCACCACCATTTCACTGAATTCACCGAGGCGAGGCTGATGATGATCCGCTGCCGCCGCGCATCCAGTGCCTGCTGTAGAGCGGTGAGGATCTCGCGCTGCGTGGTCTCCTGCGCCCGACCCTGCGGCGTCATGGTGACGACGAGCTGCAAGGCTTCGGCGAGCGCCGACGGCGTCGCCTTCAGCGATGCTTCCTGATGCGCCATCTCCGGCCATTCCACCGCGACGGCCTGCCCGACATAGTCACGCACCAGCCCGCGCAACCTGGCTTCCTGATCCGCCGGCAGGCCGGCGGCGAGCAGCACGGCGCTTCGAAGCGCGCTGGCCTCGCGGCTTACCGCGGCGCCGCCGCGATCGCTGTCGCCCCAGACCTGCGCCGCGGTGAAGGCGACGAACAGGCCGAAGATGATGCCGAGCACCGGCAGCATGCCCGGCGAGATCGCCTTCAGCGATTTCGCGCGCTCCTCCGTCGCGACCAGCGCAACAGAGATGAACACCACTGCTGCCAGCAGATAGGTGAAACCGAAGATCACCAGCGCCATCAAGGGCACCGGCAAATTGTGCAGCCAATCGCTCATCTGTTCCTGTTATGTGATTCGTGAGCCTAAAGCAGCCGCATCCCGCGCAGGCTGGCATGACCGTTTCTGCCGACGATGATGTGATCGTGCACCGAGATGCCGAGCGGCTTGGCGATGTCGATCATCGCCTTGGTCATCTGGATGTCGGCTTGCGAGGGCGAGGGATCGCCCGAGGGATGGTTGTGCACGAGGATGAGGGCGGTCGCCGACAGCTCCAGCGCGCGCTTGATCACCTCGCGCGGATAGACCGGCGTGTGGTCGACGGTGCCGGTCTGCTGCACCTCGTCGGCGATGAGTTGGTTGCGCTTGTCCAGAAACAGCAGGCGAAACTGCTCCTTGTCGGCAAAGGCCATGCTGGTGCGGCAATAGTCGATGACCTCGTTCCAGGACGACAGCGCGTTGCGGCTGTTGACCTCGCCCTTGGCGACGCGGCGCGCCGCCGCCGCGATCAGCTTGAGCTGGTTGATCGCGGGCTCGCCGACGCCGTCGACCTCGCGAAGCCGCGCCACCGGAGCGTGGACGACCTCGGCGAACGAGCCGAAAATCTTGATCAGCGCTTTGGCAAGCGGTTTCGTGTCGCGCCGCGGCAGCGCCGGAAACAGCGCCATCTCCAACAGCTCGTAGTCGCTGAGTGCGTCCGCGCCCGCGCTGTAGAAGCGCTCGCGCAGCCGCTCGCGATGGCCGAGATAATGCGGCGGCTCTGACGGCTCAGGCTTGCTGGACGGGTCGTCGGTCTTGGTTCTGATCTTGGCTGGCATCGCGCGCACAGCATCGCCGCCGAGCGCCGGCTTTGCAACCGTCAATTGAGGCGGCGGATCAACGGGTCGATTTCAACCCCGGCACCAGCGCGGCGAGCCGATCCTTGATCGGATGGCCGAACATCGGCCCGGCCATACCTCCGGGCGGCGGACCACCGCGCATGCCCGGTGGCGGTGGCCCCGCGCGTCCGACGGTGGCATCGGCGCGGCGGTCGACACCAAGTGTCAGCGTCGCGACGTAGCGGTCGCGCTCCTCCTTCACCGCGCAGAAGGCGCGATGTTCGGGATCGCTACGTTCGATGACGTGGTCGTTGGCGTTGATCACCATGCGCTGCCGCGCGCGGTCGCCGTAGTCGGGGACGTTGGTGTAGATGAACTCGTTCAGCGCATCCGGCAGGAAGGTCTGCCCGGTCAGCACCGTGCGGTCGCCGAGAAACACCTTGAAATGGACATGCGTGGTGCGGCCGTCATACCAGCCGGGATAGATGGTGTCGAAGCCGACCCAGCCGGCGCCGTCGGTCGTTTGCGTGCCACGCAGGAACGTCTTGCCGGTCGCATCGACGTTGTGGTCGTCGCTCTGGCCGGGAAAGGCCGAATAGAGCCCCTTGGCATCGCAATGCCAGATGTCGACCCGCGCGTCAGGGATCGCCGTGCACGATCCGGCCTCGATCACGCGCAATCGCAATGTCAGCGGCACGCCGGGCTTGCCCTCGGCGATGTCAGATCGCACCAGCTTCGGATCGGAATAGAACGGCCCTTCCTCCGCCTGCGGCGTCAGGATGCAGGCGGGCTCGGCGTCCGCCGCAACGGACGCGGCCGCCGC
Protein-coding sequences here:
- a CDS encoding alpha/beta fold hydrolase, which encodes MFNSFVKRAALALALTAVPAALIAPAARAQNAREEFPVPSDFTPGFRKIEGVNLHYVRGGKGPLVLLVHGFGQSWYEWHQLMPLLARTHTVVAVDLPALGLSDAPKSYAGQDVAPLLHAFAKSFSPDAPFDLVAHDIGIWNTYPMAVEHQSDIRQLVYMEAPIPDDRLYQFPAFTPEGESLVWHFSFFSAGDLLPERLVTGNERFFIEHFIKVHATNKDVFTPELLDLYGRSYAKPRTLHGSFEYYRALNETARRNKPLATTKLTMPVLAIGGGGHGGMGPLEGDQLREYATDVHSEVLPACGHWLPEECASALNPLVVNFLTGN
- a CDS encoding YMGG-like glycine zipper-containing protein, which encodes MLRNIGIAACFAVAVAVPVHDAVAQDAVGGAIIGGVGGAILGGALGGGRGAAIGAVVGAGTGAAIASEGERRRSGYYAYQRGCYMQRPDGRYVPVDPRYCY
- a CDS encoding Tautomerase enzyme, yielding MPITVLATDGIFNAAAEQTMFAELTTSFLRHHDLAGNAFLTPNVIGEISTVPKGRSFAGGTSNDIVVVELKVPSFALASAEQKAGFIKEATDIVFKAAEGHHPRERIFVNMVYAVDGLWGIGGRAYTNAELGDAASRASAA
- a CDS encoding TetR/AcrR family transcriptional regulator produces the protein MRYKSGHKEEARARMVAAAGRGFRRQGFGGIGVDGLAKEAEVTSGAFYGHFSSKGEAFEAALVTGLEELRQGVEGLRAEHGVKWAVAFVDFYLGQKRVCELGSSCALQSLTSEVQRADVGIRTVFEAKIEGVVNAVADGLPGRIAKERRARAWALLSILSGGVTMARAVADKDVSAAIASACRAAALKVCAET
- a CDS encoding VOC family protein yields the protein MQMSNYLFFTTQCEAALAFYTACGLGKVTEINRHSAAGPMQGKVLHAKFEGPGIQFYASDNDDAEPMRGSSHILMMDDTQATTDLFARLAEGGTITTPLGIQPWRAYYGKLTDRFGVQWMLNCLLPDS
- a CDS encoding DUF4239 domain-containing protein, producing MSDWLHNLPVPLMALVIFGFTYLLAAVVFISVALVATEERAKSLKAISPGMLPVLGIIFGLFVAFTAAQVWGDSDRGGAAVSREASALRSAVLLAAGLPADQEARLRGLVRDYVGQAVAVEWPEMAHQEASLKATPSALAEALQLVVTMTPQGRAQETTQREILTALQQALDARRQRIIISLASVNSVKWWCLYLQALCELLVIGFVHCDNRLGSAIAMGLFATGVATSVLLIAAHDRPFTGQISISPEPLRQIMPEAPAGRN
- the radC gene encoding RadC family protein, which encodes MPAKIRTKTDDPSSKPEPSEPPHYLGHRERLRERFYSAGADALSDYELLEMALFPALPRRDTKPLAKALIKIFGSFAEVVHAPVARLREVDGVGEPAINQLKLIAAAARRVAKGEVNSRNALSSWNEVIDYCRTSMAFADKEQFRLLFLDKRNQLIADEVQQTGTVDHTPVYPREVIKRALELSATALILVHNHPSGDPSPSQADIQMTKAMIDIAKPLGISVHDHIIVGRNGHASLRGMRLL
- a CDS encoding intradiol ring-cleavage dioxygenase, coding for MSASTRRGFLGFMSASAAGLLPGRAAAASVAADAEPACILTPQAEEGPFYSDPKLVRSDIAEGKPGVPLTLRLRVIEAGSCTAIPDARVDIWHCDAKGLYSAFPGQSDDHNVDATGKTFLRGTQTTDGAGWVGFDTIYPGWYDGRTTHVHFKVFLGDRTVLTGQTFLPDALNEFIYTNVPDYGDRARQRMVINANDHVIERSDPEHRAFCAVKEERDRYVATLTLGVDRRADATVGRAGPPPPGMRGGPPPGGMAGPMFGHPIKDRLAALVPGLKSTR